In Hippoglossus hippoglossus isolate fHipHip1 chromosome 24, fHipHip1.pri, whole genome shotgun sequence, a single genomic region encodes these proteins:
- the sesn1 gene encoding sestrin-1 isoform X2, with translation MRHAVAPAEHVENNCFAVTGLLKICSHCEPLGKKDLGVRIPRPLGNGPSRFIPEKEILQVSKVDARTQSIFEDAFAALGRLENISLVMGFHPQYLESFLRTQHYLLQMDGPLSLHYRHYIGIMAAARHQCSYLVNLHVNDFLQVGGDLKWLNGLDQAPQKLQQLGELNKILAHRPWLLTKEHIERLLKAEEHSWSLAELIHAVVLLTHYHSLASFTFGCGIMPEIHCDGGHTFRPPSLSQYCLCDIANGNGHVYHHDDLLGNQEVCGEVEVLMERMKQLQECRDDEEASQEEMATRFEREKTESMLVVTAEDEESVPSREISRHFEDPSYGYKDFSRRGEHVPTFRVQDYSWEDHGFSLVNRLYPDVGQMLDEKFQMAYNLTYNTMATHKDVDTSMLRRAIWNYIHCMFGIRYDDYDYGEINQLLDRSFKIYIKTMVCSPEKTTKRMYESFWRQFQHSEKVHVNLLLMEARMQAELLYALRAITRYMT, from the exons ATGAGGCACGCGGTGGCACCGGCAGAACACGTGGAAAATAACTGTTTTGCGGTGACAGGCTTGTTAAAGATATGTTCCCATTGTGAACCGCTCGGCAAGAAG GACTTGGGAGTAAGGATCCCAAGACCCTTAGGAAACGGACCAAGCAGATTTATCCCTGAAAAAGAG ATCCTTCAAGTCAGTAAAGTGGACGCCAGAACACAATCGATATTCGAGGATGCGTTCGCAGCCCTCGGACGTCTGGAAAATATTTCACTGGTGATGGGTTTCCACCCACAGTACCTGGAGAGTTTCCTCCGGACGCAGCACTACCTGCTGCAGATGGACGGACCCCTATCTTTGCACTACCGACACTACATCGGCATCATG GCGGCAGCTAGACACCAGTGTTCCTACTTGGTCAACCTGCATGTGAACGACTTCCTCCAGGTCGGGGGGGATCTGAAGTGGTTGAACGGCCTGGACCAGGCGCcgcagaagctgcagcagctcgggGAGCTCAACAAAATCCTGGCCCACAGACCCTGGCTTCTCACTAAGGAACACATCGAG cGCCTTCTGAAGGCTGAGGAACACAGCTGGTCCCTTGCAGAGCTCATCCACGCCGtggtcctcctcacacactACCACTCCCTCGCCTCGTTCACGTTCGGCTGTGGCATCATGCCCGAGATTCACTGCGACGGCGGACACACTTTCAGGCCCCCTTCCCTGAGCCAGTATTGCCTGTGTGACATTGCCAACGGCAACGGCCATGTTTATCACCATGACGATCTGCTTGGAAACCAG GAGGTGTGTGGCGAGGTCGAGGTGCTGATGGAGCGcatgaagcagctgcaggagtgcCGCGACGACGAGGAGGCCAGCCAGGAGGAGATGGCGACCCGCTTCGAAAGGGAGAAGACGGAGAGTATGCTGGTGGTCACAGCGGAGGACGAGGAGTCTGTCCCCTCAAGGGAAATCTCTAGACACTTTGAGGACCCCAGTTACGGCTACAAGGACTTCTCCAGGAGGGGGGAGCACGTGCCCACGTTCAGAGTGCAG gaTTACAGCTGGGAGGATCACGGCTTCTCTCTGGTCAACCGACTGTACCCTGATGTGGGTCAGATGCTGGATGAGAAGTTCCAGATGGCCTACAACCTGACCTACAACACCATGGCAACGCACAAGGATGTGGACACCAGTATGCTGCGTAGGGCCATCTGGAACTACATCCACTGCATGTTTGGCATCAG GTATGATGACTATGATTATGGAGAGATAAACCAGCTTCTGGACCGTAGCTTTAAGATCTATATCAAGACCATGGTGTGTAGTCCTGAGAAGACCACCAAACGAATGTATGAGAGTTTCTGGAGGCAGTTTCAGCACTCCGAGAAG GTCCATGTTAATCTGCTTCTTATGGAAGCGCGAATGCAAGCAGAACTGTTATACGCTCTGAGAGCGATCACCCGCTACATGACATGA